One genomic region from Pecten maximus chromosome 5, xPecMax1.1, whole genome shotgun sequence encodes:
- the LOC117327848 gene encoding allograft inflammatory factor 1-like — protein MPGQNGQLDLKNKQGGKLFGQLKNRQTEELTSINQAYLEDDSLQEIEDLPEKLNKYRDQFMEFDLDNSGDIDIMELKQMMEKLDCAKTHLELKKMIAEVDTTGSGTILYREFLDMMLGGKSTVLKLILMFEEKMREKERPSGPPPKRDLSSLP, from the exons GTGGAAAATTATTTGGTCAGCTGAAAAACAGGCAAACTGAAGAATTAACATCGATAAATCAG GCGTACTTAGAGGATGACTCGTTACAGGAAATAGAAGATTTACCCGAGAAACTCAACAAATACAGAG ATCAATTCATGGAGTTTGATTTAGACAACTCCGGGGATATTG ATATCATGGAATTGAAACAGATGATGGAGAAGCTGGACTGCGCTAAGACACATTTAGAGCTGAAGAAGATGATTGCTGAGGTGGACACGACGGGGTCGGGTACTATCCTGTACAGGGAGTTTCTCGATATGATGTTGGGCGGAAAGTCAACAGTCCTCAAACT TATTTTGATGTTCGAAGAGAAGATGCGTGAGAAGGAAAGGCCATCTGGACCACCTCCCAAGCGGGATCTGAGTAGTCTCCCGTGA